The nucleotide sequence AGGCTACTGTACAGCGGATTTGAAAGACAGTGGTAGCAGGATATTATGGGATGGTTTTCCTGCCTGGTGAAAGTTGTTCTATAcagattgaagaatgtatttactaTTCACATTTAGACTGCTGCAGCAAACAGATTAAGTTAATTCTATTGATTTTATTCCTGGATTCTTGCTAAACAGAGGGCCTCTATTGCCTATTCTGGctagattaaaaaaattacttcagAAATAAAGGATTAATAAGATTACTGGTTAAAACAGCAATGAGTCTAGCTTCCTGAAAAACATAGCTATGGAAACCCAGTAGATCTCTGTTGCTAGCATTCTGCTGTACGATGCTGACCTCACAAACAGGGTAACTTTGCTGTTATTGCAAACGGTGGCGTCCTTCAGAGGACGACCTGATTTAGTGGAGGGTTGAGACAGCATGAACTCTTAGCTATTCCTACTGGTAAACGTGTATTTACCTGTGTTTTTGCCAAGTGGCTAAATCCTCTAAATGCATGTGGTCTCTCAACACTGTGGAACATTCTTAACCACTGGCGGACGTTACAGGTACGTGTGAACGTACTAAGGAGATAATGGCTACGCTGAATTCAGGAGGGGACATTGGTGGGTAAGACGTAAGGGGAATCACGTTATTTACCGAATCAACAAGGCAAGAGACAAGCCGAGCTAAACTGACGGCTTAAAAAAGAAGAGACAGGATGTGAACATACTGCTGTATATATAGACCCACCCAAACAACATTTCCCACCAAACAAACCCCAACACGACCACTGAATGCCAAGCAGGGGAAGTTCATGTGTGACCCTGACACGTACAGATCTGCATTTCCCCTCCACTGACAGTTAAGATTAgaacctggggggggggggggtctcaccTGTGATCGGAGCCAGAGGCAAACCAGACCGTGACAGCAGAGTGACAGGGAGTCTGACCCGTCACACCAACTTCTTGTTACCCAGCATCATAACAAACGGTTTGACATGTGAGGGGGTTATCTAGAGCACAAACCGCTCTGGAAGCAGGCCAGCCCCATGCAGAGGCTGCCTGGGTCACTTACTGGCCAAGCAGGTCTTTGAAGCGCGTGTCCAGTTCGATGTGGTACTTGTGTAGGTAGCCAAACAGCTCATCAGTACCCAGGACCTTGGCAATGCGGACCAGCTGAGAACACATCATAAGAGGATGAGAGACGCTAagccacacccacccacccacacacacacaaaacctagAGCACAATGCACACTGAAGACCACCAGTCTTCATAGCATGTACAAAATGAGGTCTTTATGTTCCGATAAATACTTGCCGCCCAGAACAACCTTGCTGCAGTTCTCTCACTGCCAAGGATTTCAGGCTGTTCTACTACATGacagtaaaagcactttgtgacgacTGCTGgcgtaaaaaaggctttatgaaataaatgtgattggtgCTGTATCTTGGTGCGGTGCGTCCTACCTGGTCATAGTTGTCCTGACCGTGGAAAAAAGGCTCTTTCAGGAAGATCATGCTGGCCAGCATGCAACCAAGGCTCCACATGTCCAAACTGTAGTCATACATCTGCCAACAGTGACAGCAATGTTGGCCAAGGATCGCAACAGAGCCATTGCTCACAGCAGGCATGTCATAACACGCTAACACACACGCTAACAGTCCCATTGCTCACTGTCAGCATGTcttcacatgcaaacacacataacACGCTAATGGGCCCATCGCTCACATTAGGCATGTCATAACTCGCTAACACACATATCAtaataaagacagaaaacatCGGACAGGAGAAAGACTAACTGAGATTATCAGTAACAATGAGATTCACtgaacaataaacaacaattgGTACAAACAAGCTAATAAAAGAATGACAGCCAAGAGAAGAGGGCATTTCTTGCGTGTTTGCAAAACTGATCATCTACACAGCATTCCCGGCAGAATGGTATGAATGTGACAATCACTAATCGCTAGCCTGACACTTAACACATCAATACATTTAAGAGCAGAGgcccccaggagaggtttggggaCGTCATACGAACGCACTGGAGTCTGTGTGTCTACTCACATGGTGCCCTGATGCATATTAGTAAGTAGAAGATACCTGATAGTCAACTAGCAGCTCTGGTCCTTTAAAATAGCGAGAAGCCACCCTGACGTTGTATTCCTGAGCTGGGTGGTAGAACTCAGCCAGACCCCAGTCTATGAGACgcagctgagagagagagagagaaagacagagagattcCTGGAATTTGAAATCAATACCACAGAAAATAACAAGATACtggaattaaatacatttttaattaaatatttatggttcgtacattttcaataaaaaaaaattaaactttGCTAAAATTGATTACTTGAAAAAGGATTGACCCAACCTATTGTAGGTCTGTAGAATTCTGTTTTGATGCTTAATTACTGCCCCCTGGTGGCTGGAGACCACCATGAAAACCCCTATCCCAGAACACCGCCAACCTCACAGTGTTTTGGTGCCACAACTTGATCAATTTAACACCCGCTACATCGGTACATTTCAAGAGAAGAGACAAATTCAGGATACACCCAATGCTGGACTTCAGATTCTCTAACAGGACTTCAGATACTCTATGTCTGAGCCAATAAAAATGAGGTGCTGCTATGAGGTGAGCCGTATGAGAAACACTGGCTAAAggccataatgacaaagcaggCATGCGTTTAtgttaacaacacacacaaagaaccaGGAAGTAAATGAAGATTATATTAGTTTGGCGGTAGGTAAGTCAATGTTTTTCAGGTACTTGCCAACATAGGCTTGTAAGGGCAATAGATTATTTGGGatcactgtaaaaataaaggtaGCAAAACAGGAATGCCACATAAAATcaggaagaagaaaaataattatcCCAGACAGGAAGCGACTGATGTTTCGGGTTGTATCACGGCACAATAAAGCTACATAAACGCAAACTACCAGGAAATGAAATAAAGCAGGTAAGCAAAGGTCAGTTGGCTACCTTCCTCATCTGGTGGTCGATCATGACATTGTGTGGTTTGACGTCCCTGTGCATGATCCCCATGCTGTGACAATAATCCAGAGCCTGCGGAAGACAAGACACGAACACTGTGTGTGGTTCTGACTCAACACCCATCCCAGACCCGGCTGCACTGAACAGATGTCAACGGGAACCGGTTTGAGCCCGTTATTTCAGCTGGGACTCAACAGAACCAGCCTAAACACGGACCCTTAGCGTGTCCACTTACCTTCAGAAGCTCATACACGTAGAAACGAATATCAAAGTCTGTTAACTTCTGGTAAAGCTCCTGCAAATTAGGTTAACAAAGGTTAAGCACTTTCAAAATGAACTCACTTGTCATTTGTTACACACTAATAACACAGGTAACGTTCGTTAACGTTTCAAACTAATTCATGGAGGTCGATTTATAGTTACTCAGCGCAGGGGATCAGTAACTTTACATGAACAGTATTTTTTCTAGTCATGTCACACGAATGCATGACATCCACCAATCATAAGTACCTTAAAATCTGTGTTATTGATGCACTCAAAGACAAGCGCTGGCGTCCGAGACTGCAAAGAAAAGATGGGAAAATGTATCCTTGGCCATTAAAATTATTAAGATGACAGTTAAGTAGCATTTTTCAGTTGAGGACATCCAGTCACaagcagacatttgaacagaaaGGAGTACACACCTCTAAATGCAAGTAGATGTTAAtggattacattattttagtcAAGAATGGCGCACACggttaaaaccaaaatgttactTCAGCCTTTAATCAAAACCCGCCAAACTGGAGAGGTGcacagggttgccagattgggCACCCGGTGATCAATTTAGTTGTTTTTATGTGACTGAACATCATCCGCGTACCACAGGGTCTTTCACTGTGTCAACCAGGCGGATGATGTTGGTTCCACCACGAAGATTCTCCAGGATCTTGATCTCCCGCTTGATCTTCTTCTTCTTAACAGGCTGAAACAAATGACTGACTATTAATTTACTGTGtttttacacccccccccaaagcaACGACCGGGAAGGCTTGTATTCACTGACACCAAATAAACTAATTGGAGAGAATACCTAGACTTATAATATTCTGCCACAGCTGCACTAATGAATGACCTTCAATTGAAAGCTACTCGTTTTTTCCTTTATAGGCAGACACAAAACGTTGCTTCAAGTGTCTAATTCCTCGGTTGTCTACACTCCaactaaaaaacactaacatggTAATAATCATAATCCAGTAGGAACAAAAACCCACCTTGAGAATTTTAACCACTACTTTCTCATTGTTGCTGACGTTGATGGCTTCAAAAACCTCGCTGTACTTCCCTCTGCCGAGCTTCCGCACTAACTGGTAGCTGTCCTGATTACTGAGTAAGGAAAAACACGTTAGAATCCCGAGGAGACAGCGGTGTTCAATGAATGGCAGTCAGGTCcgcaaaatgttaaataaacagGATATTAAGAAACGTTTACAAACAGGGGTTTTCCCAAACTCAAGTCCAAAAGAGCAACCACCCGGCGGGGTTATGGGGGAAGCCGGCACGTCCAGTTCTCCGTGACTCGAGTGCAACCCTAGATAACTACATATTTACTTACCTCCAGCTAGGTACGTGTGCATCGTAGTCCCAGTATTCCCTACTTTTCTGAGTGTTGACATCGGTGTAGACCCGAGCTTTACTGCTAGCGGTAGGAGGAGGCATCGCGAGCTTGGACGCCCGATGCTGATGGGGTTCACTTTCCACAACAATACTCTTCTTGGCGCGAAATTGGAAGGCAGGACACTGACTTTCGGATAACTTAGTTTTCGTTAACTCCGTGTAAGATGGGTTATCATTGGAGTGTGGTACTTTCGTTTGGGTTTGTTGACCACAGACGGCTGCCAAATGTCCCCGGTCAGTAGCACTTACTGTACGGATTGTCAAAGTTAAGATCAGCGAGTGTCTGATGCTTCGGAACAGCCTGTTTGGCAATATGTTATGGTGGACCGCCAGTTTCGGGGAGGCGGCgggagaagggagaaagaggatgaGGTAGACTAACAAAATAGACAACAGGGTTTCAATATCGGAGTTAGGTAACTAATAGTATTGGCTTTGTTACTCACACCGAGAATTGGTGTACAAATCAATTTACCAGGCTGATAACTGGGTAAGCTAATTAAATTTGACAGATTCCTCTGGGAATGGATAAGCAAGataagctagctagcaagccTAGCTGCTAACTAGCTAAGTTGGGCCCGTGTTCATCACAAGACTAACGGAAACGAATACGATAAGCCACATTAGGTACAATATTAAACAACAAACTTGAGCGGCGATAATTAGTTAGCTAAAGAAAATTCTGTTGATTTAGAAAAGACGTGAGATCCTGCTCAATACCTGCACTGTAGAAATGATTGTCGTTAGCTACCCTGAAAGCTAGCCGCGCACTCGGGTAGGAAGTCCAGCGACATGAATCAAGGCGCGCGGTGGCACCCTCTCCAGGGCGCAAAGTTCGAGAAATATGCCGGAGAGTGTTACAGTTTAAACCCCCGAATATATTTTTCAGCCTGGTAAACGGATTTTTCTAAGTATACATTATAAGCGTACTCCGTCGTTCGAGTCGTAGCTGCTGCGACTCCTTTGCAACCTAAAACATCACCCGGAAGTACTTGTCACAATCGCCAGTAACCCCTAAAACGCAACATTGAAGCCACTATTTTGAGTCATCGACGTACTGCTGGCAACATTTCTACCTGTggggtttttgtttttgagagACCGGCTAAGTTTGAAGATACAGCATATTTCCAAACTAGGAATTGCTTTAATATTACATGcttatatataaaaatgcatttctaaatgttttttctgtaaatATATGGACAAATTCACATGGCCTTTATTCATGAAAGGTAGGTTCTAAAACTGAACatcttaaaattattttaattgttgaaGAAAAATCCACGGACATTagagtactgtgtgtgtgaatgtgtgagacGGTTCAATGGTTAGTACTCAAGTATGGTAAGAGGTACTGCGGCACTAATCAAACACACGCGCAGTTATGTGAAAACACTTGTATAGAGGCACGTTTTCCCACCCACATAATTGTAGAGTTGTAAAACGTTGACTACTCCACTGGTCAGGCATCTTCACCGAGTCCCATTCTAAAGACACGGTAGGAGAGACGATCCAACACCGAGTTGTTGATGGAGAACTTCGTTTATTTTGTTAGTGCAGTGTATATGAACATGATGTACATATATTCAAGATCGAACGTATCCTACACGCATAGCCACACAGAATGGTGTCAATCTCTAACTCGCTCGGT is from Esox lucius isolate fEsoLuc1 chromosome 2, fEsoLuc1.pri, whole genome shotgun sequence and encodes:
- the LOC105008394 gene encoding casein kinase II subunit alpha', producing the protein MPPPTASSKARVYTDVNTQKSREYWDYDAHVPSWSNQDSYQLVRKLGRGKYSEVFEAINVSNNEKVVVKILKPVKKKKIKREIKILENLRGGTNIIRLVDTVKDPVSRTPALVFECINNTDFKELYQKLTDFDIRFYVYELLKALDYCHSMGIMHRDVKPHNVMIDHQMRKLRLIDWGLAEFYHPAQEYNVRVASRYFKGPELLVDYQMYDYSLDMWSLGCMLASMIFLKEPFFHGQDNYDQLVRIAKVLGTDELFGYLHKYHIELDTRFKDLLGQQTRKRWEQFVQTENQHLVTPEALDLLDKLLRYDHQQRLTAAEAMLHPYFYPVLKEQTISKADGKAISGSNAT